CGGACTCGTCCCGCCGGGACTTGGGTGAGCTACGGCAGCACGCGGCAACTCGATCGGAACACCCGGATCGCGACGCTCGGCGTTGGTTACGGCGACGGCTATCCGCGGGGGCTCAGCAACACCGGGGCGGTGCTGGTCGGTGGAGCGCGATGCGCGGTCCTCGGGCTGGTTTGCATGGACCAGATCCTGGTGGACGTCACCGATGTGGCGGCAGAAGTCGGCGATGACGCCGAACTCTTGGGGAAGTCAATCTTGGTGCCCGAGCTCGCGGCTCAGTTGGAGACCAATTCGCACGAGGTCATCACCCGTATCATGAGCCGGGTGCCGCGCCGGTACATCCACCCTGCGGGCTAACAAAAAGCGGACCCTAGTCAGCAAGGGGAGAGAGCGCCAACATCAGGTCCACTTTCAGTATTGCCGTTTTTTGACCGGGAATTGGCAGAGAATTCTAAAACTTTGGGACTTGCCCGAACAAAAAAAGGCTAACGCTTAACAACGTTATGATCTTCCGAAATGTTCACTAACATTCTTTGCAACAATGTTCGCAAGATGCAACTTCAATTTTTTATGTAGGACCCTGGTCAACAAGGGGAGAGAGTCGACCTCGGGCCCTATTGAGTTTTAGCCCATTCAACGAATATCTTAGTTGAAAATTTTAGCGCATGGGGTCAAAGTTGGCACAAATGCGCTGAATAGCGCAATTTGAGCCGAAATCCGATTAAGGGGAGAGTGAATCGGAACTCCGGCCCACTAATCTCGTACCACAATATCGTTATTGCGTCCCTAATTTCTGTCTAAATCTTAACAATTCACAAGGAGCCGCTGACGTCTCGGAGAGGGTAAGGGCCGCCATTAGCTCCTCATGATGTGCTGATAACAAGGTCAACAAGTGGAGCCTTCGGGTTGTACGGGGAGAGGTGTCAAACCTTCCAGCTCCGAGTTGTATGACGACTATTTTGCCGCCATGGGGGGCAAAAGCCTGGTTTGCGGCCCGGAATCGGGACCCCGTTAGGACCGAATCCTAAACACTGCCAAAGATTGTTCGCAACATTTTTAGAATTACGGCGGGCACAGAAAAGTTCGGCGGGTATTGGCCGCCGAACTCGTGGTTTGTGAAGAGCTTGCGCTTAGTTGTCGCTGTAGAGATAGAACTCGTACGGGTGCGGACGCAGGTCCATCGCATCGCACTCGACCTTGAGCTTGTACTCGATATAGGTTTCGATAAGGTCCTTGGTGAACACGTCGCCCTTCAGCAGGAAGTCGTGATCGTTCTTCAGCGCGTCCAGCGTGAGTCGAAGCGAACCCGGGGTTTGGGCGATGTTCTTCTTCTCGGCGGCGGGCAGTTCGTACAGGTCCTTGTCCATCGGCTTCGGCGGCTCAATCTTGTTCTGAATCCCGTCAATGCCAGCCATCATGCACGCGGCAAACGCCAGGTACGGGTTGGCCATGGGGTCCGGAGCGCGGAACTCGATACGCTTGGCCTTGCGCGATTTGCTCTGCACCGGAATGCGGACGCACGCGCTGCGGTTGCGGCTGGAGTACATCAGGTTGATCGGCGCTTCGTAACCCGGCACCAGGCGTCGGTACGAGTTGGTCGTCGGCGCGCAGATGGCGAGCAAGGCGGGAGCATGCTTGAGGATGCCGCCCACATACCAGCGCGCGGTGTCGCTGAGTCCGCCGTAACCCGCGTCGTCGTACATCAGCGTGTCGCCGTTCTTCCAAAGCGACATGTGAATGTGCATGCCCGAGCCGTTATCGCCAAAGACCGGCTTCGGCATAAAGGTCGCTGCGAGGCCGTAATTGTAGGCCACGTTCTTGATGACGTACTTGTACATCTGCATCCGATCGGCCATGGTGAGCAGCGTGTCGAAGCGCATGTCGATTTCCATTTGGCCGGCCGCGCCGACCTCGTGGTGGTGCATTTCGGTATGGATGCCGAGGTCCAGGAGCGTGAGCATCATTTCGCTGCGCACATCTTGGTATTTGTCGCTCGGTGCACACGGATAGTAGCCACCCTTCGGGCGGTGCGTAAAGCCAATGCTGTCCTCTTCGCCCGAGTTCCAATAGGCTTCGGGGCTGTCCACTTCGAAGAACGAACCGTGCGATTCGTTGGCGTAGCGCATCTTGCTGAACAGGAAGAATTCGGCTTCGGGGCCGAAGAAGGCGGTGTCGGCGATGCCAGTTGTGCGCAGATACTGCTCGGCCTTTTTGGCGACGTAGCGCGGATCGCGGCTGTAAGGCTCGCGGGTGATCGGGTCTTCGATGTTGCAGATGATGACCGCGGTGGGGTGCTCGGCGAACGGATCCATGAAGATGGTGTCGGCTTCCGGAATCAGCAGCATGTCCGATTCGTTGATCGCTTGGAACCCGCGGATGCTCGATCCATCGAAGCCCAATCCTTCTTCAAAGGTGTCTTCAGTGAAATCGGTCGCCGCGATGGTGAAGTGCTGCCATTGACCGAAGAGGTCCGTGAATCGAATGTCGACGAGACGAGCTTCGTTGTCGTGCACGAACTGCACAGCTTCTTTTATTGTCATTTTTTCTCCGTGGTTGAACCAGAGCACCAGCGATCCAGCTACGGAATTACAGTATCCCTCAAAGGCACCCGCGAAACTACGTGGAAGTTTGTGTCTTTTCCACCGTCAGCCGATGCTGTCGATAAATTGCTGAAAATACTTGCGCGAATCCCAGGGTCCGGGCGCGGCCTCGGGGTGATATTGGATGCTGCTGGCGCGTTC
The window above is part of the Chthonomonas sp. genome. Proteins encoded here:
- the glnA gene encoding type I glutamate--ammonia ligase; translation: MTIKEAVQFVHDNEARLVDIRFTDLFGQWQHFTIAATDFTEDTFEEGLGFDGSSIRGFQAINESDMLLIPEADTIFMDPFAEHPTAVIICNIEDPITREPYSRDPRYVAKKAEQYLRTTGIADTAFFGPEAEFFLFSKMRYANESHGSFFEVDSPEAYWNSGEEDSIGFTHRPKGGYYPCAPSDKYQDVRSEMMLTLLDLGIHTEMHHHEVGAAGQMEIDMRFDTLLTMADRMQMYKYVIKNVAYNYGLAATFMPKPVFGDNGSGMHIHMSLWKNGDTLMYDDAGYGGLSDTARWYVGGILKHAPALLAICAPTTNSYRRLVPGYEAPINLMYSSRNRSACVRIPVQSKSRKAKRIEFRAPDPMANPYLAFAACMMAGIDGIQNKIEPPKPMDKDLYELPAAEKKNIAQTPGSLRLTLDALKNDHDFLLKGDVFTKDLIETYIEYKLKVECDAMDLRPHPYEFYLYSDN